ATTGCATCGGCTGCCAAGGTCCGGGAAGTCCTGGCCAATGACCCGGAGCTCTATGACCCCCGGAAGTACCTGGGACCGGCTCGCGAGGCGATTAAGGAGACGGTCATCGCTAAGATTCGGGAATTTGGTTCCAACGGTAAGGCTTAATTAACACTAGCAAAGACCTACATTAAGGGTTCGCAAAAGACGCGAACCCTTTTTTTATGGCTGCGGGAAGTTCTGGCTGGCGTCGTCAAGGATCAAGACCCAATCATTGCCCCGTCCACTGGAGGGAGGGACAAACTCAGAAATACCAGCGTTAGGCAGCTCCCCAATTCTGTGACTGATGCCCTGTCTCGGATCATACCAGGTGGCGATTACAGTCTCTCCGGAGATAACACCCATCTTTACCTTGACCGGTAAGCCGTTGGGAAGGTACAAGAAAGCATAGGCCTTTCCCCTGGTGGCCCGAACGTGGTTAGCACCCTCGTAGTTCGTCACAATCAGGGACTGATCGGGAATCCGTTCAAAATAGGGTCTCGACTCCATCAGTCGCCTCAGATAGTTCATCTGAGCGGCACCGGGACGGGTTAGAGCCTGCCGATAGTCCATAATAAAATAGTCCGAAGGCTCTGTCGTCATAGACCAAACACTGTGATGACCGTAGGTCACCCCAGCTCCGCCGGCAAAGACGGACCAATAGGCAGCCTGCCGGACATCGGCTGCATCAAAATACCCCTCCGCGGGCTGGAAGTTTACCGGGTGATCCTCATATCTTGGTTCACCATCCAGGGTCGGCTTGATGGGCTCCTTCTCGTAGTCTGTGGTAATCAGGTTGTAATTGGCGCCATTTCGTTGCCGATGACCGGACTGAATCATATTGAAATCCAGCCATGGTTCCAAATGAACATGCAGAGATGAAGACCTTTCCCCCGTTGGGTGGAAGGTTATTGGATGGGCGCCGCCATCGCCTTCCCTCAGGCCCAGGGCCATCTGCTCAACTATCTGAAAGTGCCCCTTGGTTTCCAGGGGACGGTCTCCTCCCACTATCCAGATGATGTTCTTCCGCTCGCGATATCTCCTGCCCAACCACTGGCCGTACTGCCTGGCATTCTCCAGTGTAAAGATCTCTGGCCCGATCCCCCATTTGGCGTTGAACTTATCACCCCATGTGGGTAGAAAACCGATATAAAGACCAACGCTGGCTGCGGTATCAACGATGTAATCTACATGATCCCAGTAATCGTACTCCCCCTCTGGGGCCAAATCCGGTTTGGTAGGATCATATTCCCCTGCAGAGTTGAGACGAAGGGGTACTCGACCATAGGCATTACCAACCCTTAGACCATCCTTTTCCGCCAGGGCTACCGCTTGGATAACGTTGAATCCCTGCCTAGCTCGGGTTTTTAGATAGCTCTTCGCCTCTTCTCTGTTTAGGCGATGAAACAGCTCCCAGGCGGTATCTGCTAACCAGAAAAAGGGCCTTCCGTCGCCTTGCATCAAGAATCTCTTGTTCTCGCTGACCTGAAGCAGCTCCATAGTTAGCCTCCTCTCACAGTGCCCAGTGACCTTGCTTGTTGCTTTCCCTGCAGGCCTTGGGGTTCCTTCTCGGAAAACCAACCCTACTAAAAAGCGAAAGGCCCTACAGTCAGGTAAACTGACCGTAGAGCCCTAAAGGGCAAAGCTATTGCGGATTGTACATACCATGGGCCTGCATGTACCGGAAAATCCCCTCACCATGGTTTTGCTCTTCCCGCTGGATGTGCTGCAGTGCTTGACGGACTGCAGGACTCACAGCTTCAAATATCGTGACATCATAGGTGCTCGATACGTATTTCTCCGTGGACAGCATGTCCTGGCACAAAAGAGCATCTCCTTGGTTTGCCTCAGCTGCACCGGTCTGACCTTGAGCCTGGGGCTGAGTCATTTGCATCTGCTGTCCTTGTCCCGACTGTCCCTGAGCCTGGCCTTGACCCATCTGGGGCACTTGCCCCTGCAGCATTTGATTGATCGTGTCGTAGTGGGTTTGTTCCGCTGCCGCGTACTGATTGAAGAGGTCTTTTAACGCCGGATCTTGTGCCCTTTGGGCATACTCCCTGTACTTCTGGATACAAAGCTCTTCATGACTTAGCTGATCCTTCAGCAACATTGT
This genomic stretch from Bacillota bacterium harbors:
- a CDS encoding DUF4038 domain-containing protein — protein: MELLQVSENKRFLMQGDGRPFFWLADTAWELFHRLNREEAKSYLKTRARQGFNVIQAVALAEKDGLRVGNAYGRVPLRLNSAGEYDPTKPDLAPEGEYDYWDHVDYIVDTAASVGLYIGFLPTWGDKFNAKWGIGPEIFTLENARQYGQWLGRRYRERKNIIWIVGGDRPLETKGHFQIVEQMALGLREGDGGAHPITFHPTGERSSSLHVHLEPWLDFNMIQSGHRQRNGANYNLITTDYEKEPIKPTLDGEPRYEDHPVNFQPAEGYFDAADVRQAAYWSVFAGGAGVTYGHHSVWSMTTEPSDYFIMDYRQALTRPGAAQMNYLRRLMESRPYFERIPDQSLIVTNYEGANHVRATRGKAYAFLYLPNGLPVKVKMGVISGETVIATWYDPRQGISHRIGELPNAGISEFVPPSSGRGNDWVLILDDASQNFPQP
- a CDS encoding spore coat protein; translated protein: MSLQLTQKETMLLKDQLSHEELCIQKYREYAQRAQDPALKDLFNQYAAAEQTHYDTINQMLQGQVPQMGQGQAQGQSGQGQQMQMTQPQAQGQTGAAEANQGDALLCQDMLSTEKYVSSTYDVTIFEAVSPAVRQALQHIQREEQNHGEGIFRYMQAHGMYNPQ